A portion of the Granulosicoccus antarcticus IMCC3135 genome contains these proteins:
- a CDS encoding ATP-grasp domain-containing protein: protein MPARIWFTKGLSNTSDAISIMRADPAAQGLSFMASHVDTDNPVRQIADEFVQEPADLDDSDYAQWVLETAIQHQVALIVVQRKTDAVWAFRTEFAAQGVRLQITAAPEVRALLDNKIQFQIDIRSPETHHAGVIGHVFREYCTLAEFDAAWSDLSTNGNASHGLCVKPAQGIFGSGFRRVQPGLDDMAQILSYDPEAGFRISLAAYRNALAAAEKPVPQLLMPYLPGIERSVDFVAHNGQMLHAVCRAKLGKSQQIEIASPSIEMARVLAARYQLDGLCNLQTRENSEGQQTILEINPRMSGGMAMACLAGVNLPLASVFAGLGWDQSGFNEPLEGAFVGTQSVARLLTS from the coding sequence ATGCCCGCCAGAATCTGGTTCACAAAAGGCCTGTCCAATACCAGCGATGCGATTTCGATCATGCGCGCCGACCCGGCCGCACAAGGCTTGTCTTTCATGGCAAGCCATGTGGATACTGACAACCCGGTGCGGCAGATTGCAGACGAATTCGTGCAAGAACCAGCCGATCTGGATGACTCTGACTACGCACAATGGGTGCTGGAGACGGCGATTCAACACCAGGTTGCACTGATTGTTGTGCAACGAAAAACGGACGCAGTCTGGGCCTTCCGAACCGAGTTCGCGGCACAAGGGGTACGCCTGCAAATTACCGCAGCCCCAGAAGTGCGGGCACTCCTGGATAACAAGATCCAGTTCCAGATAGATATCAGATCTCCGGAAACTCATCACGCGGGTGTTATCGGACATGTGTTTCGTGAATACTGCACTTTGGCCGAGTTCGACGCGGCCTGGTCAGATTTGAGCACGAATGGAAACGCAAGCCACGGACTATGCGTTAAACCGGCACAGGGTATCTTCGGCTCAGGCTTTCGCCGAGTCCAACCGGGTCTGGATGACATGGCGCAGATACTGTCGTATGACCCAGAGGCAGGCTTTCGGATCTCGCTCGCCGCCTATCGCAATGCTCTGGCAGCAGCGGAAAAACCAGTACCTCAGCTGTTAATGCCCTACTTGCCGGGAATCGAGCGAAGTGTCGACTTTGTCGCACATAACGGCCAGATGCTACACGCAGTGTGCCGCGCCAAACTGGGAAAATCCCAGCAAATCGAGATCGCCAGCCCATCGATCGAAATGGCAAGGGTTCTGGCCGCCCGCTACCAGCTAGACGGGCTGTGCAACCTGCAAACCCGGGAGAACAGCGAAGGCCAGCAAACCATCCTGGAGATCAATCCACGCATGTCTGGCGGTATGGCCATGGCCTGCCTGGCAGGCGTCAACCTGCCATTGGCATCCGTCTTTGCCGGGCTGGGATGGGATCAATCCGGCTTCAATGAGCCACTCGAAGGCGCATTCGTTGGTACTCAGTCAGTAGCCAGGCTGCTCACCTCCTGA
- the dnaQ gene encoding DNA polymerase III subunit epsilon, protein MSGQKIGSRVVFLDTETTGLDHKSGHRIIEVGCVEMQDRRLTGNNLHIYLQPDREIDPGAMAVHGISNEFLIDKPRFAEIADELRDYLTGAELIIHNAPFDVGFLEHEFRLCNAPVNLSEVCRVTDSLAMARKQYPGQRNSLDALCKRLGVNNGHRTLHGALLDSEILADVYLVLTGGQTKLSLDQESSSGSVVVDLATSVDVSQLRKVMANSDELLGHDKWLEQLRKAEDGCAWDKLVAKH, encoded by the coding sequence ATGAGTGGACAAAAAATAGGTAGTCGTGTCGTGTTTCTAGACACCGAGACCACAGGACTCGATCACAAAAGCGGGCATCGCATCATCGAAGTTGGTTGCGTTGAGATGCAGGATCGAAGGCTGACAGGCAATAATCTGCATATCTATCTACAACCTGATCGTGAGATTGATCCGGGTGCCATGGCTGTGCACGGTATCAGCAACGAATTCCTGATAGACAAGCCGCGTTTTGCCGAGATCGCTGACGAGTTGCGTGACTATCTTACTGGCGCAGAGCTGATCATCCACAATGCACCGTTTGACGTCGGATTTCTCGAGCACGAGTTTCGTCTGTGCAATGCACCTGTGAATCTGTCAGAGGTGTGCCGTGTCACCGACTCTTTGGCTATGGCACGCAAGCAATACCCCGGTCAGCGAAACTCGCTGGACGCCTTGTGCAAGCGCCTGGGCGTGAACAATGGGCACCGCACGCTGCACGGAGCTTTGCTGGATTCGGAAATTCTGGCCGATGTCTATCTGGTCTTGACCGGTGGGCAGACCAAGCTGTCACTGGATCAGGAAAGTTCATCCGGATCAGTGGTTGTCGATCTGGCCACTTCTGTGGATGTGAGCCAGTTGCGCAAGGTCATGGCCAACAGCGATGAGTTGCTGGGACACGACAAGTGGCTGGAACAGCTGAGAAAAGCCGAGGACGGCTGTGCCTGGGACAAGCTGGTGGCGAAACACTGA
- the smpB gene encoding SsrA-binding protein SmpB gives MAKKNKSNKISGGALIARNKRATYDYKIDEKFEAGLALQGWEVKSLREGRVQLVDAYVQLFRGEAWMYGCNINPLNSASTHYVAENQRRRKLLLHRRELSRLTGAVERKGYTIVAMSMYWKNGKVKIEIGIGKGKKEFDKRASIKDRDWQRDKARVVRTH, from the coding sequence ATGGCAAAAAAGAATAAAAGCAATAAGATCTCAGGCGGCGCGCTCATTGCTCGCAACAAGCGCGCAACCTACGATTACAAAATCGATGAAAAATTCGAAGCTGGCCTGGCCCTGCAAGGGTGGGAAGTCAAGAGTCTGCGCGAGGGTCGCGTGCAGTTGGTGGATGCGTATGTGCAACTGTTTCGTGGTGAAGCCTGGATGTACGGTTGCAATATCAACCCCCTCAACTCTGCTTCCACCCATTATGTCGCAGAAAACCAGCGTCGTCGCAAACTCTTGCTACATCGCCGCGAGCTGTCACGTCTCACCGGCGCTGTAGAGCGCAAGGGATACACCATTGTCGCCATGTCCATGTACTGGAAAAACGGCAAGGTCAAGATCGAAATCGGCATTGGTAAAGGCAAGAAGGAGTTCGACAAGCGGGCCTCTATCAAAGACAGAGACTGGCAGCGAGACAAGGCCCGGGTTGTGCGCACGCACTGA
- a CDS encoding type II toxin-antitoxin system RatA family toxin yields the protein MPTIARSALVSHSAAEMYGLVRDIGSYPTFLPWCQAATVAEQSEEHQVASITIDRRMQGARFTTRNRLVVNEAIHMSLVDGPFRQLNGVWKFKAIDEDACRVELEIEFEFKSRIFAALMGTAFSKICDTMVAAFVKRADDIQS from the coding sequence ATGCCAACCATTGCTCGCTCAGCACTAGTTTCTCATTCCGCCGCAGAAATGTACGGTCTCGTACGTGATATTGGGTCTTATCCCACTTTTCTGCCCTGGTGTCAGGCTGCTACGGTCGCCGAGCAGAGCGAAGAGCACCAAGTCGCCTCGATCACCATCGATCGACGTATGCAGGGAGCACGTTTTACCACGCGAAACCGTCTTGTGGTCAACGAGGCTATTCATATGTCGTTGGTTGACGGTCCGTTTCGACAGTTAAACGGTGTCTGGAAGTTCAAGGCAATTGATGAGGACGCCTGCCGTGTTGAGCTGGAGATCGAATTCGAATTCAAGAGCCGTATCTTTGCGGCGCTGATGGGAACCGCTTTTTCAAAAATTTGCGACACCATGGTGGCTGCATTCGTCAAACGTGCCGATGATATTCAATCATGA
- a CDS encoding RnfH family protein produces the protein MPPEYLDVQVVLAMPQVQYLKTLSVPVGTTARELVLMALDAGLVPTTASIDIEPANAPLGVFSESVADDYPCAQGDRVEIYRPLQQDPKELRRQRARQSSS, from the coding sequence GTGCCCCCGGAGTACCTGGACGTGCAGGTGGTGTTAGCCATGCCTCAGGTTCAATACCTCAAGACTTTGAGTGTTCCTGTCGGCACAACAGCCAGAGAGCTGGTGTTGATGGCTCTGGATGCCGGCCTGGTGCCGACAACCGCGTCAATAGACATCGAGCCTGCCAATGCGCCGCTAGGCGTTTTCAGTGAGTCGGTAGCAGATGACTACCCGTGCGCGCAGGGCGATCGGGTAGAGATCTATCGTCCGCTTCAGCAGGACCCCAAGGAATTGCGCCGACAGCGCGCCCGTCAGTCAAGTTCCTGA
- a CDS encoding outer membrane protein assembly factor BamE produces MRSATCLAMMLFLLSACAGDPFWLPSAHKISIQQGNLLNEQQLARVIVGMEREEVRELIGTPVVNTPFKGNRWDYVFTRGPAGSAVKARRVSIIFEDNLVAQIDSNQDTETGELPEKRYWWELIDKESTDDTPYQELD; encoded by the coding sequence ATGCGTAGTGCTACCTGCCTGGCGATGATGCTATTTCTGCTATCAGCATGCGCCGGAGACCCCTTCTGGCTGCCCAGTGCCCACAAAATCAGTATTCAGCAAGGCAACCTGCTGAATGAACAGCAACTGGCCCGTGTCATCGTCGGTATGGAGCGCGAAGAGGTTCGCGAACTCATCGGCACACCGGTAGTCAATACGCCGTTCAAGGGCAATCGATGGGATTATGTCTTTACCCGTGGCCCGGCTGGTTCCGCCGTCAAGGCTCGTCGGGTGTCCATCATATTCGAAGACAACCTTGTCGCTCAGATTGACAGCAATCAGGATACCGAGACCGGTGAGCTCCCCGAAAAGCGTTACTGGTGGGAACTGATAGACAAGGAATCAACGGACGATACGCCGTATCAGGAACTTGACTGA
- the fur gene encoding ferric iron uptake transcriptional regulator: protein MTHNQTISRDLRKAGLKVTLPRLNILEILEGAEQHHMSAEDVYKALLKQGSDVGLATVYRVLTQFEAAGLVTRHHFDGGQAIFELDTGDNHDHIVCMKSGKVSEFKDELIEKRLREIAEELGYSLTDHKIILYGVYHENDDAESSIS, encoded by the coding sequence ATGACACATAATCAGACCATTTCACGAGACTTACGCAAGGCCGGTCTGAAGGTCACTTTGCCCAGGTTGAATATACTCGAGATTCTTGAAGGGGCAGAACAGCATCATATGAGTGCTGAAGATGTCTACAAGGCATTACTAAAGCAAGGAAGTGATGTAGGTCTGGCAACAGTTTACAGGGTGCTGACACAGTTCGAGGCAGCTGGTTTGGTTACCCGGCACCATTTCGACGGTGGACAGGCCATCTTTGAACTCGACACAGGCGATAATCATGATCATATCGTCTGCATGAAATCTGGAAAAGTATCTGAATTCAAGGACGAGTTGATCGAAAAGCGACTACGTGAGATCGCCGAAGAGCTGGGTTACTCACTGACTGACCACAAGATCATTCTGTATGGCGTCTATCATGAAAATGATGATGCGGAGTCCAGCATTTCCTGA